The Candidatus Binatia bacterium region ATGCAAGTCTATTATGACCGTGATGCGGATTTGAAACATCTCAGAGGCAAAAAAGTGGCGGTGCTGGGCTACGGCAGCCAGGGGCACGCGCACGCCCTTAATCTGAAAGATTCCGGCGTCGAGGTGGCCGTTGGGCTCAGAAAGGACAGCAACTCGTGGCCCAAAGCCGAGAAGGCCGGGCTCAAAGTCATGGAGACCGCGGAGGCCGCCAAGTGGGGCGACATCATCATGATCCTGCTGCCGGACGAGCTTCAAGGCGAAGCGTACGAGAAGGAGATTCGTCCTGGGCTGAAAGACGGCAAATATTTAGCCTTCGGCCACGGATTCAATATCCATTTTAAGAAGGTGGTGCCGCCCAAAGGCGTCAACGTCTTCATGGTCGCGCCGAAAGGGCCCGGCCATCTTGTCCGCAGCGAGTTCGAAAAAGGGCGAGGCGTGCCGTGCCTGCTCGCGATCCAGCAAGACCCGTCGGGCGACACCAAGCAGGTGGGACTGGCTTATGCCAGCGCGCTCGGCGGCGCGCGGGCCGCGGTGATCGAGACGACTTTCAAAGACGAGACCGAGACCGATCTCTTCGGCGAGCAGTCGGTCCTCTGCGGGGGGCTGTGCGCGCTGATTCAAGCGGGATACGATACGCTGATCGAGGCGGGCTATCCGCCCGAGATGGCCTACTTCGAATGCGTTCACGAGGTCAAGCTGATCGTCGATCTCATCTACGAGGGCGGACTCACCAACATGCGCTATTCGATCAGCAACACCGCCGAGTACGGCGACCTGACGCGCGGGAAACGGGTCATCGGCCCCGAAGTGCGCCAGGCAATGAGTAAAATCCTCGCCGACATTCAGTCGGGCAAGTTCGCCGAGGAGTGGATCACCGAGTGCCGCGCCGGCATGCCGCACTTCAAGGAGCTGAGAAAAGAGGCGTCGAACCATCCGCTGGAGAAAGTCGGCGAGAATCTCCGCTCGATGATGCCCTGGCTGGCGCAAAACCGCCTGGTGGACAGATCGAGAAACTAGGAAGGCAGTAGGCGATAGGCGGTAGGCAGTAGGCAAAGAGAAAGAATTCTCACCCTCGAGCCTCAAGCCTCACGCCTCATGCCTGTTGCCAATGAAAATCGCTAGAGAGGGCTATCCATATATAGTTGCCCTGGCTCTTCTGACCGTAATGCTCGCCGTCCTCGGCTTGGCGTGGACCGCCGCCGTCTCCGGCCTCGTTACGTTCTGCGTTGCTGCTTTCTTTCGTGATCCTGACCGGAATCCGCCGGCGGGCGAAGCTTTGATCCTGTCGCCGGCCGACGGGAGATTGATGGAAATCCGGGAGACGAAGGGCAACGGCGCCGCCGAACCCGGCACTCGGATCAGTATCTTCATGTCCCCATTGGACGTGCACGTGAACCGGTCTCCGGTCCGGTGCTCCGTCGAAGACGTAGAGTATAGGAAAGGGCGGTTCATCGCCGCATATAAGGAAAGCTCGTCGGAGAACAATGAGCAAAACGCTCTTACCATGGTCGATTCACGCGGGAGGAGGTTGAGGGTCGTCCAGATTGCAGGGGTCGTCGCCCGGCGCATCGTCTGCAAAGTTAAGAAAGGCGACGTCTTGGAAGCGGGACAAAGATTCGGTATTATAATGTTCGGTTCCAGAGTCGATGTCTTCTTACCCCTTGGAGCCGGTCGCGAAGTAAGCGAGGGGCAGCGCGTGAAGGGAGGAGAAACTATTCTGGCGCGATTCGACCATTCGATAAACCAAGGGTCACCGTCCCGAGGATGATCGAGAGAAGAAGCCCATGAACGAATTCGACGATCAACAAAACGACAGACTGGCGAGGGCCAAGGTCCGGATATTGCCGAGGAGAACGACGCCGCGCGTTCCTCTGAAGCAGAGGGTGCGCCATCGCCGGGACCAGCTCAAGAAAGGCGTCTATCTCATCCCCAGTCTGTTTACGACGGGTAATCTCATCTGCGGCTTTTTCTCGCTCGTATCGACCTTTAACGGCGATTATTTTAAAGCCTCTCTTTTTGTCATCTTGGCCAATGTTTTGGATGGCCTGGACGGCCTGGTGGCGCGTATGACCAAGACGACGAGCCAGTTCGGCGTCGAGCTGGATTCGCTCGCCGATCTGGTTTCTTTCGGCGTCGCGCCGGCGGTGCTGGTTTTTTATTGGGCGCTGGTGCCCTGGGGTACGTGGGGCTGGCTCGCGGCGTGTTTATACGTGGTCTGCGGCGCGCTCAGGCTCGCGCGCTTCAACGTGCAAATCAAGAACGTCGAAAAGATCCATTTCGTCGGCCTGCCGATTCCGGCGGCGGCGGAGATGATCGTGGCGACCGTGCTGCTGTATTATAGCTTTGGAGTAGAAGGCGCGGCGAACAAGGAAGTGATATTGCTCCTGGTCATTTATTTGCTGGCGGGTTTGATGGTTAGCAATTTCAACTACTTCAGCTTGAAGCAGAAGCTGGTCCTTAAGAAGAAGCATCCTTTCTGGGTTCTGGTTTCCGGTATTCTCTTGATCAAGCTTTTTATCGTCGAGCCGCAGATTATGTTTTTTTTCACGGTTCTCTTGTATACTCTTTCCGGCCCCCTCTTGTGGACCCTTACCGTTTACAAGCGGCGACGGGAGAAGAGAGGGGAACTCGCAGAGGCGCTGCATTAGTTCCCCTTTCGATGTCTTTACAGCTCCCGTCGGCCGACGATGCCGCGGGAGCTTTTTTTTATCTGGAGGATGAGCCATGAAAGACAAGGTGAATGACAATTCGATGGTAAGAATATTCGACACCACGCTGAGGGACGGCGAGCAGTCGCCCGGCGCGAGCATGACGGCGGAACAGAAGGTCGTCATAGCGCGGCAACTGGAAAAGCTCGGCGTAGACGTCATAGAGGCCGGGTTCGCCGCTTCTTCCGAAGGCGATTTCGATTCGGTCGTCCGGATTTGCAAGGAAGTAAGCCGGCCGCGCGTCTTGAGCCTGGCGCGCTCTCAAGAAGGCGACATCGATCGCGCGCTGAAGGCGGTGGAGCAGGCAAAAAATCCGGGGATTCATATATTTATCGCGACATCCGATATTCATCTCAAGCACAAGCTCAGAATGTCGCGCGACGAAGTTCTTGCGGCTGCGGTCAAGGCCGTGAGCTACGCCAAGAAGCACATCGACTATATCGAGTTCTCGGCCGAAGACGCGTCGCGGAGCGACCCCGAATTCATGATTCAAGTTTTTAAGGAAGTGATTCGGGCGGGCGCCAGGACGATCAACGTGCCGGATACGACCGGATACGCGATCCCGTCGGAGTTCGGCGTCCTGATGAGCAACTTGATCGAGCGCACGGCGGGGGCCGACCGTGTAACGTGGAGCGCTCACTGTCATAACGACCTAGGCCTTGCGGTGGCGAACTCGCTCGCCGCGGTTCACAACGGCGCCAGGCAAATCGAATGCACCATCAACGGGATCGGCGAGCGCGCCGGCAATACTTCTCTGGAAGAAGTCGTCATGGCGCTCAGAACGAGAAAGAACTATCTCGATTTGGACACCGGGATCGTCACGGAGCAGATCTATCCGACGTCCCGCTTGGTTTCCCAGGTCACCGGCATTCCGATTCCGATCAACAAGCCTATAGTCGGCGACAATGCTTTCGCCCACGAGGCGGGCATCCATCAGGACGGCGTGCTGAAGCATAAGCAGACGTATGAAATCATGACGCCGGAATCGGTCGGCATCACGGGAAATCGCCTGGTCATGGGCAAACATTCGGGACGCCACGCTTTCGACGAGCGCTTGAAGCATCTGGGCTTCAATCTCAGCAAGGAAGACATGAACCGGGCGTTCCTGCGTTTCAAGGAATTGGCGGACAAGAAGAAAAACGTTTACGACGAGGATATCGAGGCGATCGTCGCGGAGGAGATTCTCCGCGTGCCGGGGCAGCCGGACCGCTACGAGCTGTTATACCTCAACGTGAATTCGAGCTCCGAGGGCGTCCCCGCGGCGACCATTAAAATGCGCGTCAACGACGAGGAAAGGATGGATTACGCCACGGGCGACGG contains the following coding sequences:
- a CDS encoding phosphatidylserine decarboxylase family protein, with amino-acid sequence MKIAREGYPYIVALALLTVMLAVLGLAWTAAVSGLVTFCVAAFFRDPDRNPPAGEALILSPADGRLMEIRETKGNGAAEPGTRISIFMSPLDVHVNRSPVRCSVEDVEYRKGRFIAAYKESSSENNEQNALTMVDSRGRRLRVVQIAGVVARRIVCKVKKGDVLEAGQRFGIIMFGSRVDVFLPLGAGREVSEGQRVKGGETILARFDHSINQGSPSRG
- the pssA gene encoding CDP-diacylglycerol--serine O-phosphatidyltransferase, encoding MNEFDDQQNDRLARAKVRILPRRTTPRVPLKQRVRHRRDQLKKGVYLIPSLFTTGNLICGFFSLVSTFNGDYFKASLFVILANVLDGLDGLVARMTKTTSQFGVELDSLADLVSFGVAPAVLVFYWALVPWGTWGWLAACLYVVCGALRLARFNVQIKNVEKIHFVGLPIPAAAEMIVATVLLYYSFGVEGAANKEVILLLVIYLLAGLMVSNFNYFSLKQKLVLKKKHPFWVLVSGILLIKLFIVEPQIMFFFTVLLYTLSGPLLWTLTVYKRRREKRGELAEALH
- a CDS encoding 2-isopropylmalate synthase — translated: MKDKVNDNSMVRIFDTTLRDGEQSPGASMTAEQKVVIARQLEKLGVDVIEAGFAASSEGDFDSVVRICKEVSRPRVLSLARSQEGDIDRALKAVEQAKNPGIHIFIATSDIHLKHKLRMSRDEVLAAAVKAVSYAKKHIDYIEFSAEDASRSDPEFMIQVFKEVIRAGARTINVPDTTGYAIPSEFGVLMSNLIERTAGADRVTWSAHCHNDLGLAVANSLAAVHNGARQIECTINGIGERAGNTSLEEVVMALRTRKNYLDLDTGIVTEQIYPTSRLVSQVTGIPIPINKPIVGDNAFAHEAGIHQDGVLKHKQTYEIMTPESVGITGNRLVMGKHSGRHAFDERLKHLGFNLSKEDMNRAFLRFKELADKKKNVYDEDIEAIVAEEILRVPGQPDRYELLYLNVNSSSEGVPAATIKMRVNDEERMDYATGDGAVDACYKVIAKITGSQSQLVRYTVNAITGGADAQGGVSCIIEDDGMRVSGQGAHTDIIMASALAFINALNKLEGRKHYRRMVEREGP
- the ilvC gene encoding ketol-acid reductoisomerase, producing the protein MQVYYDRDADLKHLRGKKVAVLGYGSQGHAHALNLKDSGVEVAVGLRKDSNSWPKAEKAGLKVMETAEAAKWGDIIMILLPDELQGEAYEKEIRPGLKDGKYLAFGHGFNIHFKKVVPPKGVNVFMVAPKGPGHLVRSEFEKGRGVPCLLAIQQDPSGDTKQVGLAYASALGGARAAVIETTFKDETETDLFGEQSVLCGGLCALIQAGYDTLIEAGYPPEMAYFECVHEVKLIVDLIYEGGLTNMRYSISNTAEYGDLTRGKRVIGPEVRQAMSKILADIQSGKFAEEWITECRAGMPHFKELRKEASNHPLEKVGENLRSMMPWLAQNRLVDRSRN